In Spirobacillus cienkowskii, a genomic segment contains:
- a CDS encoding ROK family protein, translated as MYLIGFDIGGTKVEAMLIYIGNLKSNISVISSFEFQKSTGDIVPGFVLYKKRVATERHHGYEQLIDKMAILTNEICAEKNVALEKLSGIGLSVPGPVDPKTELVTSSNTMVLVGHNLHNDLSKKLGLSCPIISENDANCFALAESLCGAGLEYFKKTGIPVNKQVAIGLILGSGFGGGIIVNGKVVTGRRGGAGEVGHMTLYPGGYPCYCGRAGCAEQYLCGPALESALNNRIYSQIEKRPSAAQIFELYKAQDPIALAVVKRYKSDLALFLGSLTCCLDPHYFVFGGGLSLQDIIYDGLEKKVGENTYLPEQPIPIYKHKIGDSAGAIGAALVVLDQNNLHF; from the coding sequence ATGTATCTTATTGGATTTGACATTGGTGGAACAAAAGTAGAAGCAATGCTAATTTATATTGGTAATTTAAAATCAAATATATCAGTAATTTCATCTTTTGAATTTCAAAAGTCAACTGGAGACATTGTTCCAGGTTTTGTGTTATATAAAAAGCGAGTCGCTACAGAACGTCATCATGGTTATGAGCAATTAATTGATAAAATGGCGATTTTAACAAATGAAATCTGTGCTGAAAAAAACGTGGCATTAGAAAAACTTTCAGGAATAGGTTTAAGTGTTCCAGGTCCTGTAGATCCAAAAACGGAGTTGGTGACTTCTAGTAATACCATGGTTTTAGTTGGCCATAATTTACACAACGATTTATCAAAAAAACTAGGTCTTTCTTGTCCAATTATTTCAGAAAATGATGCAAATTGTTTTGCTTTAGCCGAGTCGCTTTGTGGTGCGGGATTAGAGTATTTTAAGAAAACAGGGATTCCTGTTAACAAGCAAGTTGCAATTGGCTTAATATTAGGCTCTGGTTTTGGTGGTGGCATTATTGTTAACGGTAAAGTGGTGACAGGTCGTAGAGGGGGTGCTGGAGAAGTTGGCCATATGACGTTGTACCCAGGAGGCTACCCTTGCTACTGCGGACGGGCAGGGTGTGCAGAACAGTATTTATGTGGTCCAGCATTAGAGTCTGCTTTAAATAATCGTATTTATTCACAAATAGAAAAACGACCCAGTGCTGCACAAATATTTGAATTGTATAAAGCTCAAGATCCGATTGCTTTAGCAGTTGTCAAACGATACAAATCAGACCTCGCATTATTTTTGGGTTCGTTAACGTGTTGTCTTGATCCCCATTATTTTGTGTTTGGAGGCGGTTTGAGTCTCCAAGATATTATTTATGATGGGCTCGAAAAGAAGGTTGGAGAAAATACCTATTTGCCAGAACAACCCATTCCAATTTATAAACATAAAATTGGAGATTCCGCAGGCGCGATAGGTGCTGCACTTGTTGTTCTTGATCAAAATAATTTACATTTTTAA
- a CDS encoding FUSC family protein yields MEYINQFKNFILNLINFEIFEIKQAWRTSIVCVVCLFVNEKWLKTEFPGWIIITAIVCLQANFGATIIRVKERLFGTIFGCAAAFVVTILFQGNILIVVSLVLISCIFAIYNSVHTVYSYTYTVFFFTFGLISLYSLIFSDGVHFALLRVEDVAVGALFGTLGSLLLWPDFASNTFRKNLVDVVSETENLFQNIIDWVEDKIKDDEVYNQKVLSATNNQNARNKIIEIYYELGNRNYPLKEYEAFILSQERIHFSLLTIYNLLRIHTFEKNYNSAHTLYLVEQLVSIQNYFRVCVARLPLTKEKALQLSQGSQEYALIEKLEKEAINFIHSHQVDTDSQVTIQNISKHRSLLERLFEEVKSMNVEIDNIIEFYMR; encoded by the coding sequence ATGGAATATATAAATCAATTTAAAAATTTTATTTTAAATTTGATTAACTTTGAAATTTTTGAAATCAAGCAGGCGTGGCGTACAAGTATTGTTTGTGTCGTTTGTTTGTTTGTAAATGAAAAATGGTTAAAAACAGAGTTTCCTGGATGGATTATAATTACTGCAATAGTTTGTTTACAAGCAAACTTTGGAGCTACTATTATTAGAGTTAAAGAAAGATTATTTGGTACTATTTTTGGATGTGCTGCCGCCTTTGTTGTGACTATTTTATTTCAAGGGAATATTTTGATTGTTGTTTCGTTGGTTTTGATTTCTTGTATTTTTGCTATTTATAACTCTGTACATACCGTGTATTCTTACACTTATACAGTATTCTTTTTTACTTTCGGTTTAATTTCTTTATATTCTTTAATTTTTTCGGATGGAGTGCATTTTGCTTTATTACGAGTAGAAGATGTTGCTGTAGGAGCCTTATTTGGAACGTTAGGTTCTCTTTTGCTTTGGCCCGACTTTGCAAGCAATACTTTTAGAAAAAATCTGGTTGATGTCGTTTCTGAAACAGAAAATTTGTTTCAAAATATTATAGATTGGGTTGAAGATAAAATAAAAGATGATGAAGTTTATAACCAAAAGGTTTTGTCTGCAACAAACAATCAAAATGCTCGTAATAAAATAATTGAAATTTACTATGAATTAGGTAATCGAAATTATCCTTTAAAAGAATATGAGGCATTTATTTTATCACAAGAAAGAATCCATTTTTCTTTGCTGACAATTTATAACTTATTAAGAATCCATACATTTGAAAAAAATTATAACTCTGCTCATACTCTTTATCTTGTTGAGCAACTTGTCTCAATTCAAAATTATTTTAGAGTTTGTGTTGCACGTCTCCCATTAACAAAAGAGAAAGCTTTGCAATTGTCACAAGGAAGTCAAGAATATGCCCTTATAGAAAAGCTTGAAAAAGAAGCAATAAACTTTATTCATTCGCATCAAGTGGATACTGATAGTCAGGTTACAATACAAAATATCTCTAAACACCGTTCTTTATTAGAAAGATTATTTGAAGAAGTCAAATCAATGAATGTCGAAATAGATAATATTATTGAATTTTATATGCGCTAA
- a CDS encoding orotate phosphoribosyltransferase has product MILDSVTHDIVRGFFEAKVIQISTNPMFTLSSGKEAPVYLDHRKIFSHVGLRNRVIAKWVEVLKDEFLDMNSMHHLTFAGTATAGIAPAYALAQYCNAGFVYVRGSAKQHGLNQQIEGALPTQALIVLVDDMVTTGASLCKAAESLTGYATKKIIATSITTHNLKSSRNNFSSKQLVFKSLFNTTDILDIAYAKDYVTSREMKIIMEWLTQLDE; this is encoded by the coding sequence ATGATTCTTGATTCTGTGACCCATGATATTGTCCGTGGTTTTTTTGAAGCGAAAGTCATTCAAATTTCGACCAATCCAATGTTTACCTTATCAAGTGGGAAAGAAGCTCCAGTTTATCTTGACCACCGAAAAATTTTTTCTCATGTTGGCCTAAGAAATAGAGTTATTGCAAAGTGGGTTGAGGTTCTTAAAGACGAATTTTTGGATATGAACTCAATGCATCACCTGACTTTTGCAGGAACAGCAACAGCAGGCATCGCCCCCGCTTATGCATTGGCGCAATACTGTAATGCAGGATTTGTGTATGTGAGAGGCAGTGCAAAACAGCATGGACTCAATCAACAGATTGAAGGAGCTTTGCCAACTCAAGCGCTAATTGTGTTGGTTGATGATATGGTCACAACGGGTGCGAGTTTATGCAAAGCAGCAGAGTCATTAACAGGATATGCAACAAAAAAAATTATTGCCACAAGCATTACAACTCATAATTTAAAATCGTCGCGCAATAATTTTTCTTCAAAACAACTTGTTTTCAAAAGTCTTTTTAACACGACGGATATTTTAGATATTGCATATGCAAAAGATTATGTCACAAGCCGAGAAATGAAGATAATAATGGAATGGTTAACGCAACTTGATGAATAA
- a CDS encoding amidohydrolase family protein translates to MWDPLQHLYEKIKREGGFVNAHAHLDRAFSVIIDDFIKESGNVHKNLQEKWKLLDKYKKETKEETFYKNITKVLKLQKQQNINHCLSFIDCDDVVQEKALFAAKKAKVFAQEELKLNFLIACQTLKGVIQKNARKWFEFSLEYVDIIGGLPAIDRGFEQEHIDILLMAAKQTGKRVHVHVDQLNTAEEKETELLARRTIAHGLEGKVTAIHGISIAAHPVKYRQELYKLCYDAGLSFVACPTAWLDSKRNESLTPTHNSVTPIDEMVPAGLTVALGSDNIFDIYKPFSDGHMATELRVLLEANHFYEIDELVKIATANGKKVLGITEYV, encoded by the coding sequence ATGTGGGATCCATTACAACATTTATACGAAAAAATTAAACGTGAAGGTGGTTTTGTAAATGCGCATGCGCATTTAGATCGAGCTTTTTCTGTTATCATCGATGATTTCATCAAAGAATCAGGTAATGTTCACAAAAATCTTCAAGAAAAATGGAAATTATTAGATAAATATAAAAAAGAAACAAAAGAAGAAACTTTTTATAAAAATATAACAAAAGTTTTAAAATTACAAAAACAACAAAATATAAATCACTGCTTATCATTTATTGATTGCGATGATGTGGTTCAAGAAAAAGCTCTTTTTGCAGCAAAAAAAGCAAAAGTATTTGCGCAAGAAGAGTTAAAATTAAATTTTTTAATAGCTTGTCAAACATTAAAAGGGGTAATTCAAAAAAATGCGCGCAAGTGGTTTGAGTTTTCTCTTGAGTATGTCGATATTATTGGCGGGCTGCCGGCTATCGATAGAGGTTTTGAACAAGAGCATATTGACATATTATTAATGGCTGCAAAACAAACTGGAAAAAGAGTTCATGTACATGTTGATCAACTGAATACAGCAGAAGAAAAAGAAACTGAATTGTTAGCTAGGAGAACAATTGCCCATGGTCTTGAAGGTAAAGTAACGGCAATTCATGGAATTTCTATTGCAGCTCATCCAGTAAAATATAGGCAAGAATTATACAAATTGTGTTACGACGCGGGTTTGAGTTTTGTTGCGTGCCCAACAGCTTGGTTAGATAGCAAACGCAATGAAAGTTTAACCCCAACACACAATTCTGTTACTCCCATTGATGAAATGGTACCTGCTGGCTTAACTGTTGCATTAGGAAGTGACAACATTTTTGATATTTATAAACCATTTTCTGATGGACACATGGCTACAGAATTACGAGTTTTATTAGAAGCAAATCATTTTTATGAAATTGATGAATTGGTTAAAATTGCAACTGCAAATGGCAAAAAAGTATTAGGAATCACTGAATATGTATGA
- a CDS encoding argininosuccinate synthase yields MQKYLKVASYEGRVGEIRKVVLLYSGGLDTSVMLKWIQEQYHAEVIALTIDIGQQSDNLEEIRQKALCLGAKKAFVVDAKKEFAYEYIAKGIKANARYQGDYHLATPLGRPLLAKIAVDIARQENCDCIAHGCTGKGNDQVRIEGTVLTLAPDMKIIAPVREWGMGRDEELEYASLHHIPVKQTHDSPYSYDDNMWGVSAEGGEIENPSLVPNLKNILQVCNTVEETPNQACFVKLCFLAGLPVKLNGKEMDLPSLIQNLNHIAALHGVGVSHHLEDRIVGLKVRGIYESPAAHTIICAHEALEKFVCTKLENEFKHLVDQKWGYLCYGALWHEPLMKNLNAFIEKINEKVTGVVTIKLFKGKLDVLAIETQKGIFDEKLATFMKNDAFNQNASAGFIEIYTMQMRMSQEKEQYNFVSLNSEKNKENISKSDLILH; encoded by the coding sequence ATGCAGAAGTATCTAAAAGTTGCTTCGTATGAAGGCAGAGTCGGAGAAATTCGTAAGGTTGTCTTATTATATTCTGGAGGACTAGACACTTCGGTTATGCTCAAATGGATTCAAGAACAATATCATGCTGAGGTGATTGCATTAACAATTGATATTGGACAACAGTCAGACAATTTAGAAGAAATAAGACAGAAAGCGCTATGTCTTGGAGCTAAAAAAGCATTTGTTGTCGATGCAAAAAAAGAATTTGCTTACGAATACATTGCAAAAGGAATCAAAGCGAATGCCCGCTATCAAGGAGATTATCATTTGGCAACTCCCCTTGGACGTCCTCTGTTAGCAAAAATTGCGGTTGATATTGCACGACAAGAAAACTGTGATTGTATCGCACATGGTTGTACTGGAAAAGGAAACGATCAAGTGCGCATTGAAGGAACGGTGTTAACTCTTGCGCCGGACATGAAAATCATTGCTCCTGTAAGGGAGTGGGGAATGGGGCGTGATGAAGAGTTGGAGTATGCATCGCTTCATCATATTCCTGTTAAACAAACACACGATTCGCCTTACAGTTATGACGATAACATGTGGGGTGTGTCGGCAGAAGGGGGTGAAATTGAAAACCCCTCTTTGGTGCCAAACTTAAAAAATATTTTGCAAGTTTGTAACACAGTGGAAGAGACACCCAATCAAGCTTGTTTTGTAAAGTTATGTTTTTTAGCAGGACTTCCAGTAAAATTAAATGGTAAAGAAATGGATTTGCCATCTTTAATTCAAAACTTAAATCACATTGCAGCATTGCATGGGGTGGGGGTTTCGCATCATCTTGAAGATCGCATTGTTGGATTGAAAGTACGTGGCATTTATGAGTCACCTGCGGCACATACAATTATTTGTGCACACGAAGCACTCGAAAAATTTGTTTGTACAAAATTAGAAAATGAATTTAAGCATCTTGTCGATCAAAAATGGGGCTATCTTTGTTATGGTGCATTATGGCATGAGCCATTGATGAAAAATTTAAATGCATTTATTGAAAAAATTAATGAAAAAGTAACGGGTGTTGTTACAATAAAATTATTTAAAGGTAAATTAGACGTTTTGGCAATAGAAACCCAAAAAGGAATTTTTGATGAAAAATTAGCAACATTTATGAAAAATGACGCATTTAATCAAAATGCGTCAGCAGGATTTATAGAAATTTATACAATGCAAATGCGAATGTCTCAAGAAAAAGAACAGTATAATTTTGTATCTTTAAATAGCGAAAAAAATAAAGAAAATATAAGCAAATCCGATTTAATTTTGCATTAA
- a CDS encoding N-acetylmuramoyl-L-alanine amidase: MRTLLAINLLLSIVFIACKSTESTSDKTKNIKKEKSAKGNPDINAVHTIPYIINEDYITDEDYPHRIENEGISSIVFHYTAQSFKKSLRSLTTGGNSSHWLIPASGDTIYRIVNENRRAQHAGSSLWKNRKNMNVISVGIEIVNLGFKCKNNRKSCSKKTIEWLEFPEKQQKLIVSLAKDIQQRYNIDPLCVIGHADIAVDRKVDPGPLFPWKMLAENGIGAWATDEEIKKEIKNIQDNIGNNISRLLVQLKLYEYGYDIRKDNVSNKSIENKLKKINYSLKHTALDDYTTLNQINEYGFKKPNNNIFDDKKTNFAIEAFIMHYLPSLYLEHEKESVDEIVDNRSKHDTEHTPDSKSDMAAGNQGETDADNLKVLATIQALMEKYPAKVRMGCSY; the protein is encoded by the coding sequence ATGAGAACACTGCTTGCTATAAATTTATTGCTTTCGATTGTTTTTATAGCCTGTAAAAGCACTGAAAGCACGAGCGATAAAACAAAAAATATAAAAAAAGAAAAATCTGCAAAGGGAAATCCTGATATTAATGCAGTCCACACTATCCCCTATATTATAAATGAAGATTATATTACTGATGAAGACTATCCGCATCGCATTGAAAACGAGGGAATTAGCTCAATTGTATTTCATTACACAGCACAATCATTTAAAAAATCACTTCGCTCGTTAACAACAGGAGGCAATAGCTCGCATTGGCTGATTCCTGCAAGCGGAGATACAATTTACCGCATTGTCAACGAAAACCGCCGCGCCCAACATGCTGGATCAAGCCTATGGAAAAATAGAAAAAATATGAATGTAATTTCTGTTGGTATCGAAATTGTTAACTTAGGTTTTAAATGCAAAAATAATAGAAAATCATGCTCAAAAAAAACAATTGAGTGGCTTGAATTTCCTGAAAAGCAACAAAAGCTTATTGTTTCTTTAGCAAAAGATATTCAACAACGATATAATATTGATCCGCTATGCGTTATTGGACATGCTGATATTGCTGTTGATAGAAAAGTAGATCCAGGACCACTATTTCCCTGGAAAATGCTTGCTGAAAATGGAATAGGAGCATGGGCAACTGACGAAGAAATTAAAAAAGAAATAAAAAATATTCAAGATAATATTGGTAATAATATTTCCAGGCTTCTTGTGCAACTCAAACTTTATGAATACGGTTATGATATTAGAAAAGATAATGTCTCTAATAAATCAATAGAAAATAAACTTAAAAAAATCAATTATAGTTTAAAACACACAGCTCTTGATGACTATACAACATTAAACCAAATTAATGAGTACGGTTTTAAAAAACCCAACAATAATATTTTTGATGACAAAAAAACCAACTTTGCCATTGAAGCATTTATTATGCATTATCTTCCTTCTCTCTACTTAGAACATGAAAAAGAAAGTGTCGATGAAATTGTTGACAATCGTTCAAAGCACGATACAGAACACACTCCTGATAGCAAATCCGATATGGCAGCAGGCAATCAAGGAGAAACGGATGCGGATAATCTAAAAGTCTTAGCAACTATACAAGCGTTAATGGAAAAATATCCAGCAAAAGTCCGAATGGGATGTAGTTACTAA
- a CDS encoding glutamine synthetase III, with the protein MSEHSSFSAAAIRKIFRPLTFEGKQSRIVDYFGTNVFDLRAMAKRLSSRDLEIIAKLIKVGGKIDIALAERVATAVKEWAIEKGATHYCHWFQPQTGETAEKHDAFLWLDKQGNPIERFTGPELLQSEPDASSFPSGGIRSTFEARGYTSWDPSSPMFIIETENGKTLYIPSVFISYHGEALDFKTPLFRSNAAISREAVKTLHYLGETHIDYAVTSIGPEQEFFLVDKKHLNNRMDLRLAGRAIFGRKPPKGQELDDHYFGHIPSRVHAFFSELEVELYKLGVPVKTRHNEVAPGQYEIAPIYESSNLAADHNHLVMKCIKTISLRHGFVSLLHEKPFAGLNGSGKHLNWSISDSSGRNLLEPGATPHENLVFLTFLCAILLGIHDNSDVLRASIASAGNDHRLGANEAPPAIISIFLGNSLDKILNAIESGDLNKVNPEKVMIDLGVTHIQDVAKDNTDRNRTSPFAFTGNKFEFRAVGSSASINYPSAILNAAVYDGLSKLNKKIEKKLNHEKIMDHDLLLILREIIIQTKKIRFEGNGYSQEWVLEAQNRGLSNFTNTPEALAVLANQDKTKFLEQAKIFSADDMISRLTVQHERYIKQCLIEVNCAIEMVQTMILPSAIRYLKQLMEHTKLAMELNIMSPAKKISENFAACMSRMTVALDNLKTQLEKITFGESFEHKNLCKLSASIASGLLPKLEELRCAVDNIECFIPKDMWPLSKYEEMIFGIE; encoded by the coding sequence ATGTCAGAGCATTCTTCATTTTCTGCAGCAGCAATACGTAAAATTTTTCGTCCACTTACCTTTGAAGGAAAACAATCTCGTATTGTTGATTATTTTGGTACGAATGTTTTTGATTTGCGTGCAATGGCAAAAAGATTATCAAGTCGAGATTTAGAAATAATTGCAAAGCTTATCAAAGTTGGTGGAAAAATAGATATTGCATTAGCAGAACGGGTTGCGACTGCGGTTAAAGAGTGGGCGATAGAAAAGGGTGCAACACATTATTGTCACTGGTTTCAGCCACAAACAGGAGAAACGGCAGAAAAGCACGACGCTTTTTTATGGCTTGATAAACAAGGAAATCCTATTGAGCGATTTACAGGTCCAGAATTACTGCAAAGTGAGCCTGATGCATCAAGCTTTCCTTCTGGGGGTATTCGCTCAACGTTTGAGGCAAGAGGCTATACAAGTTGGGATCCGTCGAGTCCCATGTTTATTATTGAAACAGAAAATGGAAAGACTCTTTATATTCCTTCAGTTTTTATTAGTTACCATGGAGAAGCTTTGGATTTTAAAACGCCATTGTTTCGTTCTAATGCGGCAATCTCTCGAGAAGCAGTTAAAACTCTTCATTATTTAGGTGAAACTCATATTGATTATGCTGTGACGTCTATAGGTCCTGAGCAAGAATTTTTTTTGGTTGATAAAAAGCACTTAAACAACAGAATGGATTTGCGATTGGCTGGTCGGGCGATTTTTGGACGTAAGCCTCCAAAAGGACAAGAGCTCGACGATCATTATTTTGGTCATATTCCAAGTCGTGTTCACGCTTTTTTTAGTGAACTTGAGGTTGAGCTGTATAAGCTAGGAGTTCCTGTTAAAACGCGACATAATGAAGTGGCACCAGGCCAATATGAAATTGCACCTATTTATGAGTCTTCAAATTTAGCTGCGGATCATAATCATCTTGTGATGAAATGCATAAAAACAATTTCATTGCGCCATGGTTTTGTGTCTTTGTTGCATGAAAAACCTTTTGCAGGGTTAAATGGCAGTGGTAAGCACTTAAATTGGTCTATTTCCGATTCATCTGGGCGCAATCTTCTTGAGCCGGGGGCTACTCCCCATGAAAATCTTGTATTTTTAACTTTTCTTTGCGCAATTCTGTTAGGAATTCATGACAACAGCGATGTGTTAAGAGCCTCAATTGCTTCTGCAGGAAATGACCACAGGCTTGGCGCTAATGAAGCACCTCCAGCAATTATTTCTATATTTCTAGGAAATTCATTAGATAAAATTTTAAATGCCATTGAGTCTGGAGATTTGAACAAAGTCAATCCAGAAAAAGTCATGATTGATTTGGGAGTCACTCATATTCAAGATGTTGCAAAAGACAATACAGATAGAAATAGAACCTCTCCCTTTGCGTTTACCGGAAATAAATTTGAGTTTCGTGCTGTAGGTTCAAGCGCATCGATCAATTATCCTTCAGCAATACTAAATGCTGCAGTTTATGATGGCTTAAGTAAACTAAATAAAAAAATAGAAAAAAAATTAAATCATGAAAAAATTATGGATCATGATTTGTTGCTTATTTTACGAGAAATTATTATTCAAACAAAAAAAATTAGATTTGAAGGAAATGGTTATTCCCAAGAATGGGTGCTAGAAGCGCAAAATCGAGGATTGTCCAATTTTACAAATACTCCAGAAGCTCTTGCTGTTTTGGCTAATCAAGATAAAACAAAATTTTTGGAGCAAGCAAAAATTTTTAGTGCTGACGATATGATAAGTCGTCTTACTGTTCAACATGAACGTTATATCAAACAATGCTTAATTGAAGTCAATTGCGCAATTGAAATGGTGCAAACAATGATTTTACCATCCGCAATTCGATATTTAAAACAGCTCATGGAGCATACTAAGCTTGCTATGGAACTAAATATTATGTCTCCAGCAAAAAAAATTTCAGAAAACTTTGCTGCTTGTATGTCAAGAATGACAGTTGCATTGGATAATTTAAAAACGCAATTAGAAAAAATAACATTTGGCGAATCGTTTGAACATAAGAATTTATGTAAACTTAGTGCATCAATAGCCTCTGGTCTGTTACCAAAACTCGAAGAATTGCGGTGTGCTGTGGATAATATTGAATGCTTTATTCCTAAAGATATGTGGCCATTGTCTAAATACGAAGAGATGATTTTTGGAATTGAATAA
- a CDS encoding DHH family phosphoesterase — MDSKRGLFLVICDDPELTSTLVHIQKSMDIKVWLPNKQNQLQSSLIEACESPVGKQDILVKGDITKPSFFSQWGQYDPICVVLSLKENEKYSKVREIILEELPESRILSFQMAHPTEKPRKLVDNDRELVLSWTELLSRPISAELRHIESTHRVKEIRDILKEGDKIALLLQPDPDPDGLASALALRTLLGRNKVSTPIVSFGKVTRPENIAMMNLLDLEVVTIKPQDLENFDKVALLDTQPGHFTVQLPRVDVIIDHHPMVGNYTVPYCDIRSKYGATSTILTEYLRAAAVTIGQRLATALIYGIKADTLHLNREVIDADLYAFVSLYPDINYNLLRRMEKPEIPLPFAPILAHALLNMALQDKLLVSYLGNVVREDLIPQLADFMLQFEGVEWVVCAGIFENSLVMSVRNVGYVKNAGDVVRRIINGIGNGGGHRTMAKAIFPIEAWEKKFGSLTEGKIQSNVLKLFLAEVS; from the coding sequence ATGGATTCTAAACGTGGCCTTTTTTTGGTGATTTGTGATGATCCGGAACTCACTTCAACGCTTGTTCATATTCAAAAAAGTATGGACATTAAGGTTTGGCTGCCAAATAAGCAAAATCAGTTGCAATCGTCGTTGATTGAGGCATGTGAGAGTCCTGTTGGGAAGCAGGACATTTTGGTAAAAGGAGATATTACCAAGCCGTCTTTTTTTTCGCAATGGGGTCAATATGATCCTATTTGTGTTGTCTTGTCTCTTAAAGAAAACGAAAAATATTCAAAAGTTAGGGAGATTATTTTAGAAGAATTGCCAGAATCAAGAATTTTATCGTTTCAAATGGCGCACCCTACAGAAAAGCCGCGAAAGCTGGTTGATAATGATCGCGAGCTAGTTTTATCGTGGACAGAACTGTTAAGTCGTCCAATTAGTGCAGAACTGAGACATATAGAAAGCACTCATCGTGTCAAAGAAATTCGGGATATCTTAAAAGAGGGAGATAAAATTGCTCTTTTATTACAACCCGATCCCGATCCTGATGGCTTGGCCTCTGCCCTGGCTCTAAGAACCCTGCTTGGTCGAAATAAGGTGTCCACCCCAATTGTTAGTTTCGGCAAGGTCACAAGACCCGAAAATATTGCGATGATGAACCTTTTGGATTTAGAGGTTGTTACCATAAAGCCACAAGATCTGGAGAATTTTGATAAAGTAGCCCTCCTTGATACACAACCTGGCCATTTTACAGTTCAACTGCCAAGGGTTGATGTGATTATTGATCACCATCCCATGGTTGGAAATTATACGGTACCTTATTGTGATATCCGTTCTAAATATGGAGCAACCTCGACAATACTAACCGAATATCTTAGAGCTGCTGCGGTCACAATTGGACAACGTCTCGCAACGGCATTGATATATGGAATTAAAGCAGATACCTTGCATTTAAACCGAGAAGTGATTGACGCTGACTTATATGCCTTTGTATCTTTGTACCCTGATATTAATTACAATCTTCTAAGAAGAATGGAAAAGCCAGAAATCCCTTTACCATTTGCCCCTATATTAGCGCATGCTTTATTAAATATGGCATTACAAGATAAGCTTTTGGTAAGTTATTTAGGTAATGTTGTTCGTGAAGATCTCATTCCGCAATTAGCTGATTTTATGTTACAATTTGAAGGTGTCGAATGGGTTGTTTGTGCAGGTATTTTTGAAAATTCATTGGTGATGAGCGTGAGAAACGTAGGGTATGTCAAAAATGCAGGGGATGTTGTTAGAAGAATTATTAATGGAATTGGCAATGGCGGAGGACACCGCACAATGGCCAAAGCCATTTTTCCGATTGAAGCATGGGAAAAAAAATTTGGCTCTCTCACTGAGGGTAAAATTCAGTCAAATGTTTTAAAACTTTTTCTTGCAGAGGTGTCATAA
- a CDS encoding S-adenosylmethionine decarboxylase produces MTEILGFNNLTKALSFNLYDFAVALNDEERASYIRYIDEKYSARQIESQLIRIAEIIDAEVLNVNSKDFDPYGASVVLLMSDLKGDQATQAATQFSSSKASNLMAQSTVSIHLDKSHICAHTYPDSLDPSGICSFRVDIDIATCGSISPLYALDFMFKAFETDVVCVDYVVRGFARNKRNEKVFMDHEMTSITKYVSPMILRDYDTFDKNSPEHHTFQTIFCRRELDESSYFRNPRTVPPDVAAEKMILIRKEMDSVARLIK; encoded by the coding sequence ATGACAGAAATACTTGGTTTTAACAACCTTACCAAAGCTTTAAGCTTCAATCTTTATGACTTTGCTGTAGCTCTAAACGATGAGGAAAGAGCATCATACATCAGGTATATCGACGAAAAGTATTCTGCCCGACAAATTGAATCCCAACTTATCCGTATTGCAGAAATCATTGATGCAGAAGTGCTAAACGTTAACTCAAAAGATTTCGATCCTTACGGAGCAAGCGTTGTACTTCTTATGAGTGATCTCAAAGGCGATCAAGCAACTCAAGCGGCAACTCAATTTTCTTCTTCAAAAGCATCCAACTTAATGGCACAATCTACAGTCTCTATTCATTTAGACAAAAGCCATATTTGTGCCCACACTTACCCTGACAGCCTTGATCCATCCGGAATTTGTAGCTTTCGGGTTGATATTGATATTGCAACGTGCGGGAGCATTTCTCCACTATACGCGCTTGATTTTATGTTCAAAGCATTTGAAACAGATGTGGTTTGTGTGGACTATGTTGTTCGGGGCTTTGCACGCAATAAACGCAACGAAAAAGTGTTTATGGATCACGAAATGACAAGTATTACAAAATACGTATCTCCTATGATATTGAGAGACTATGATACTTTTGATAAAAACTCTCCTGAGCATCATACATTTCAAACGATATTCTGCAGACGTGAGCTTGATGAAAGCAGTTATTTTAGAAATCCTCGCACAGTGCCACCTGATGTTGCAGCAGAAAAGATGATTTTAATTCGCAAAGAAATGGATTCTGTCGCGCGATTGATTAAGTAA